A section of the Candidatus Paceibacterota bacterium genome encodes:
- the tdh gene encoding L-threonine 3-dehydrogenase, with protein sequence MLALFKPSGAPGLELTERPEPEAGDHEVKIRVLRTGICGTDLHIESWDPWAAANIKAPMIPGHEFYGEVVAVGSQVRDVKVGARVSGEGHIVCGTCRNCRAGRRHMCIRTSGVGVNRDGAFAQFIVIPESNVWVHGEGVDPDLGAIFDPFGNATHTALSFPLVGEDVLITGAGPIGLMAAAIARHIGARFIVVTDVSAPRLALAQRMGADLTINVAQTRIKDAQKILGMHEGFDVGFEMSGHSSALPEMINNLNHGGRVAMLGLPTESIDVDWAKIVTHMITIKGIYGREMYESWVAMSAMLQSSTWLREALSSVITDRFPAKEWQKGFDAARAGTGGKVVLNWEDLHV encoded by the coding sequence GTGCTCGCATTATTTAAGCCAAGTGGCGCACCAGGGCTCGAATTAACCGAACGACCCGAACCTGAAGCGGGAGATCACGAAGTAAAGATCCGCGTTCTTCGCACTGGAATTTGTGGCACGGATTTACATATTGAGTCATGGGATCCATGGGCAGCGGCCAATATAAAAGCGCCAATGATTCCCGGTCATGAATTTTATGGCGAGGTTGTAGCTGTAGGGTCACAGGTTCGAGATGTAAAAGTTGGCGCGCGTGTATCGGGTGAAGGCCACATCGTCTGCGGAACCTGTCGTAACTGCCGGGCAGGACGACGTCACATGTGCATTCGTACTTCCGGCGTCGGGGTCAATCGCGATGGTGCCTTTGCTCAATTTATTGTCATCCCAGAATCAAATGTCTGGGTACATGGAGAAGGTGTGGATCCAGATCTTGGCGCGATATTTGATCCCTTCGGAAACGCAACCCACACCGCCCTCAGTTTTCCCCTCGTGGGCGAGGATGTTCTCATCACTGGTGCCGGTCCAATTGGCCTAATGGCGGCGGCGATTGCCAGACATATTGGCGCGCGCTTCATTGTCGTGACCGATGTTTCAGCCCCAAGACTGGCGTTGGCGCAACGGATGGGTGCAGATCTCACTATAAATGTTGCACAGACGCGAATAAAGGATGCCCAAAAAATCCTCGGGATGCATGAGGGATTCGACGTTGGATTTGAAATGTCAGGGCATTCAAGCGCGCTTCCCGAGATGATCAACAACCTCAATCACGGCGGTCGGGTTGCGATGCTGGGGCTGCCCACTGAGTCAATTGATGTCGATTGGGCAAAGATCGTGACGCACATGATCACAATCAAAGGCATTTATGGACGAGAGATGTATGAAAGTTGGGTTGCGATGAGTGCAATGCTGCAATCGAGCACGTGGCTTCGCGAAGCGCTCTCTTCTGTGATTACCGATCGCTTCCCAGCCAAAGAATGGCAAAAGGGATTTGATGCCGCACGTGCTGGGACTGGCGGAAAAGTCGTGTTGAACTGGGAGGATCTCCATGTATGA
- a CDS encoding glycine C-acetyltransferase — translation MYEKMKSQLENTLREIKDAGLLKGERPFSSSQSSHIEVNGKDVLNFCANNYLGLANHPEIIAAAKNALDEWGFGLASVRFICGTQDLHLKLEAKVSQFLGMEDTILFSSCFDANGGVFEALFGSEDAIISDELNHASIIDGIRLSKAARYRYANRNMGDLEAQLIAAKDARQRLIVTDGVFSMDGYLAPLQEICDLADRYGSLVMVDDSHAVGFMGEHGRGTPEFAGVEGRIDFVTGTFGKALGGAAGGYVSGRAEIIALLRQRARPYLFSNSLPPVVVAGTLAAIELAANSADLRARVFENAALFRARMQKEGFDLLPGEHPIIPVMFGDASLATRIANRMLEEGVYVTAFSYPVVPNGKARIRVQLSAIHTEQDIESCVRAFVTARANT, via the coding sequence ATGTATGAAAAAATGAAGTCACAACTGGAGAACACGCTTCGTGAGATTAAGGATGCAGGCCTCCTTAAAGGAGAGCGGCCATTTTCTTCATCACAATCATCGCACATTGAAGTCAATGGAAAAGATGTATTGAATTTCTGCGCTAATAATTATCTTGGACTAGCTAATCATCCAGAGATTATTGCAGCCGCTAAGAATGCGTTGGACGAGTGGGGATTTGGACTTGCCAGCGTGCGATTTATTTGTGGAACGCAAGACTTGCACCTCAAACTCGAAGCGAAGGTCTCCCAATTTTTGGGAATGGAGGACACTATTTTGTTCTCCTCTTGCTTTGATGCAAATGGTGGAGTCTTCGAAGCACTATTTGGAAGTGAAGATGCGATCATCTCCGACGAACTCAATCACGCATCGATTATCGACGGCATCCGGCTCTCTAAGGCAGCGCGCTACCGTTACGCCAACCGGAATATGGGCGATCTTGAAGCCCAACTCATTGCAGCCAAAGATGCTCGGCAGCGTTTAATTGTCACAGACGGCGTTTTCTCCATGGATGGGTACTTGGCTCCTCTTCAAGAAATTTGCGATCTGGCAGATAGATACGGTTCACTCGTGATGGTTGATGATTCACATGCGGTTGGCTTTATGGGAGAGCATGGGCGTGGCACCCCCGAATTCGCAGGGGTCGAGGGTCGCATTGATTTTGTTACCGGAACTTTTGGCAAAGCGCTCGGCGGGGCGGCCGGTGGTTACGTTAGTGGTCGCGCTGAAATCATCGCCCTACTTAGACAAAGGGCAAGACCGTACTTATTCTCTAATTCGCTGCCCCCTGTAGTCGTCGCGGGTACTCTGGCAGCAATTGAGCTCGCCGCCAATAGTGCAGATTTAAGAGCGCGTGTCTTTGAAAACGCAGCGTTATTCCGCGCAAGAATGCAGAAGGAGGGTTTCGACCTACTGCCTGGTGAACACCCGATCATTCCCGTTATGTTCGGTGACGCCTCCCTTGCTACCCGGATAGCTAACCGAATGTTGGAAGAGGGCGTCTATGTCACTGCCTTTAGCTACCCAGTTGTTCCAAATGGAAAAGCCAGAATTAGAGTCCAACTCTCTGCCATACATACAGAACAGGACATCGAATCCTGCGTCCGTGCTTTTGTTACGGCGCGCGCAAATACATAG
- a CDS encoding aldo/keto reductase yields MKKVTLGKEKLEVSRIGLGCMGMSAFYTGSGQDDEGAIKTIHRALELGITFFDTAEIYGPYTNEELLGRALAKRRQDVVIATKFGTLLHRSDHSRGLDGSPENVRLSIEGSLKRLKTDYIDLYYQHRMDPKVPIEETIGALSELVQAGMIRHIGLSEAAPETIHRANSVHPITALQTEYSLWSREPEAEILPLIRELGIGFVAYSPLGRGFLTGTIRSLDHFDAVDTRRTSPRFKAENLEANIRIVEEVEVVAAQLGVKPGQVALAWLLTRGDDVVPIPGTKRINYLAENIAAESIELTQNQLDTLDALTTPIGDRYADMSTVNR; encoded by the coding sequence ATGAAGAAAGTAACACTTGGCAAAGAGAAACTTGAGGTCTCCCGAATCGGTCTGGGATGCATGGGCATGTCTGCCTTCTACACAGGTAGCGGGCAGGACGATGAGGGAGCAATCAAGACTATTCATCGTGCCTTAGAACTTGGGATTACTTTTTTTGACACTGCCGAAATTTATGGCCCCTACACAAACGAAGAACTTCTTGGGCGCGCACTCGCAAAGCGACGTCAAGATGTAGTGATTGCCACCAAGTTCGGCACTCTGCTACACCGTAGTGACCACAGCCGTGGACTTGATGGCAGTCCGGAAAATGTTCGCCTCTCGATTGAAGGGTCTTTGAAACGGCTAAAGACCGACTACATCGACCTTTACTACCAACACCGGATGGATCCGAAGGTCCCGATAGAAGAAACTATTGGCGCGCTAAGCGAATTGGTGCAAGCAGGAATGATTCGACATATTGGCCTCTCGGAGGCGGCGCCTGAAACCATTCATCGCGCCAATTCCGTCCACCCGATAACCGCACTTCAAACAGAGTATTCGCTCTGGTCGCGAGAACCTGAAGCGGAAATCCTTCCATTGATACGCGAACTCGGCATCGGATTCGTTGCCTACTCTCCCTTGGGAAGAGGCTTCCTAACCGGAACAATCCGTTCACTTGATCACTTTGATGCAGTAGATACTCGCAGGACTAGCCCGCGGTTTAAGGCTGAGAACCTGGAGGCCAACATCCGTATCGTGGAGGAAGTTGAAGTGGTAGCCGCCCAACTTGGAGTTAAACCAGGTCAAGTTGCCTTAGCGTGGCTACTCACGCGCGGAGATGATGTCGTCCCTATCCCAGGAACAAAGCGGATCAACTATCTTGCGGAAAATATTGCAGCCGAGTCTATTGAACTGACGCAGAACCAACTCGATACCCTCGATGCCCTGACTACTCCCATTGGGGATCGGTACGCAGATATGTCCACGGTGAATAGATAG
- a CDS encoding protein phosphatase 2C domain-containing protein — MSEKIAAGFVTAERSVVGLVRSGNEDSALIHPYLLAVADGMGGHAGGEVASSLAVKTLAKLAPILEKGGIDNDSIEDLLLSTLEEIDSEIGRVADRNDDLTGMGTTLSALMMYGRKSDRKVALLHVGDSRCYRLRGNTLIQISHDHTVLQELLDQGSISSEEAHEHPQKSFLTQALMGDGPLSPVLMIYQTNPKDRFLLCSDGLSGVLSEKEIKSGLKIRNREDALTFLMDAAYSAGAPDNVTVILADIDRENGEPSSAPLPTTFPVTFLGAALDKEAER, encoded by the coding sequence GTGAGCGAGAAAATTGCCGCTGGTTTTGTAACTGCCGAGCGCTCTGTTGTGGGTCTGGTTCGATCCGGCAATGAAGATTCAGCATTAATTCATCCTTACCTCCTCGCTGTCGCCGATGGAATGGGAGGCCATGCAGGTGGGGAAGTGGCTTCTTCTCTGGCAGTAAAAACACTTGCCAAGTTGGCTCCTATCTTGGAGAAAGGAGGAATCGATAACGATTCAATCGAAGATCTGCTTTTAAGCACTTTGGAAGAGATCGATTCAGAGATCGGACGAGTCGCTGATCGCAACGATGATCTAACGGGCATGGGTACGACATTGAGTGCGCTCATGATGTACGGGAGAAAATCAGATAGGAAGGTAGCCCTACTCCATGTTGGTGATTCGCGATGTTATCGACTCCGCGGAAATACTCTGATACAGATAAGTCACGATCACACAGTTCTGCAAGAACTTCTTGATCAAGGGTCGATCTCTTCAGAAGAGGCCCATGAGCACCCGCAAAAATCCTTTTTGACACAAGCCTTAATGGGTGATGGGCCTCTCTCTCCCGTTCTCATGATTTACCAAACTAATCCTAAGGATCGCTTCTTACTCTGCAGTGACGGCTTATCTGGCGTTCTAAGTGAGAAGGAAATCAAGAGTGGTTTAAAGATCCGTAATCGCGAGGATGCGCTCACTTTCTTGATGGATGCTGCTTATTCGGCTGGTGCACCCGATAATGTCACCGTGATACTTGCAGATATCGATCGCGAAAATGGTGAGCCCTCCTCAGCTCCGCTTCCAACTACATTTCCCGTGACATTCCTGGGTGCGGCCCTTGATAAAGAGGCAGAACGATGA
- a CDS encoding PASTA domain-containing protein, translated as MSALLGGRYKLGEMIGSGGMADVYIANDQRLSRKVAIKILRSDLARDPSFVARFRKEALAAAGLNHPGIVAVYDSGEEPAPYIVMELVSGHTLRELIHQGERLPVDRALEIGEGILAALEYSHNCGIVHRDIKPANVMITDQGVVKVMDFGIARALDDIGATLTSTWNVVGTAQYLSPEQAMGEVSDYRSDIYSVGCLLYEVLVGRPPYTGDTPVSIAFQHVSGELIKPSTLNAELPAGLNILLTVALAKNPADRYQSASQMLDDIKNLRAGRVITTKIPRKKMSRRKLISAGIGVLLVGLLVNFGVGALNKSQGEKMISLPNVVGLTPEAAQAQLLGFVITIQHAHSPTIPVGRVIDQVPLATTKVKEGTAVVLTISDGVGDATVPTDLIGMSLSDARASLAAAGLVISQTQAVPSDKPQGTVLKVSPDGGSILPSGSGVTLQIASGDVEVPFLIGLQEIPARTVLAQAGFLVRTLDGTDLSQPAGVVLAQAPEAGTTQTIGSTVTITINRTELASPTPIDTTIPTN; from the coding sequence ATGAGCGCGCTTCTAGGAGGCAGGTACAAACTTGGAGAGATGATCGGCTCCGGTGGAATGGCCGATGTCTACATCGCTAATGACCAGAGACTCTCTCGGAAAGTTGCCATCAAAATTCTACGCAGCGACCTAGCACGCGACCCTTCCTTTGTTGCACGGTTTCGTAAGGAAGCACTCGCGGCAGCCGGATTGAACCATCCTGGAATTGTTGCAGTGTACGACTCAGGGGAAGAACCCGCTCCCTACATTGTTATGGAACTAGTTTCCGGCCACACGCTTCGGGAATTGATCCATCAAGGCGAGCGACTGCCTGTTGATCGGGCACTCGAAATCGGTGAAGGTATTTTGGCTGCTCTTGAATACTCGCACAACTGCGGAATTGTTCACCGCGACATAAAGCCAGCCAACGTGATGATCACCGATCAAGGCGTCGTCAAAGTAATGGATTTTGGTATTGCACGCGCCCTCGATGACATCGGAGCCACGCTCACTAGTACATGGAATGTTGTTGGTACAGCTCAATACCTTTCACCAGAACAGGCGATGGGTGAGGTGTCCGACTACCGAAGTGATATCTACTCGGTGGGTTGTTTACTTTACGAAGTGCTGGTAGGCAGGCCTCCTTATACGGGGGACACTCCAGTTTCGATCGCCTTTCAGCACGTTTCCGGGGAATTGATAAAGCCAAGCACTCTCAATGCGGAATTGCCTGCTGGTTTGAATATCTTGCTAACTGTTGCACTGGCAAAAAACCCCGCCGACCGATATCAGAGCGCATCACAGATGTTGGATGACATCAAGAACCTACGCGCCGGTCGAGTCATCACTACCAAGATTCCTCGCAAGAAAATGAGTAGGCGCAAATTAATATCTGCTGGCATTGGCGTGCTTCTCGTCGGGCTGCTGGTCAATTTTGGAGTCGGTGCCCTCAATAAATCGCAGGGCGAGAAAATGATTTCTCTACCTAATGTGGTTGGCCTGACTCCAGAGGCTGCGCAAGCTCAACTCCTAGGTTTCGTCATCACCATACAACATGCTCATAGTCCGACTATTCCTGTGGGTAGAGTGATTGACCAGGTACCTCTTGCGACAACTAAAGTTAAAGAGGGTACCGCAGTTGTATTAACAATCTCTGACGGAGTCGGCGACGCCACCGTACCCACTGATCTCATAGGGATGTCACTGTCGGATGCTCGTGCAAGTTTGGCGGCTGCTGGTCTTGTTATTTCGCAAACCCAAGCAGTTCCATCGGATAAACCACAGGGAACTGTCTTGAAAGTCTCTCCTGATGGTGGATCCATACTTCCTTCGGGTAGTGGAGTCACTTTGCAGATCGCAAGTGGCGATGTTGAAGTGCCGTTTTTAATTGGATTACAAGAAATTCCCGCTCGAACTGTTCTGGCGCAAGCTGGTTTCCTCGTGCGAACACTGGATGGAACCGATCTGTCGCAGCCAGCCGGCGTCGTTCTCGCACAGGCACCTGAAGCCGGAACTACTCAAACGATTGGATCTACAGTCACCATCACGATTAATCGCACTGAACTTGCCAGCCCAACCCCGATCGACACAACTATTCCTACTAATTAA
- a CDS encoding aminodeoxychorismate/anthranilate synthase component II, with translation MSARKILVIDNYDSFVFNLVQYLAQLGAECTVVRNDEIDVNMASSYDGVLISPGPGTPERAGVSMAMVSYCAEHKIPLFGVCLGHQAICTAFGATVSQAPELLHGKTSRVSHTGVGVLTDVPSPFTATRYHSLAVERATLPEELQVTSETESGVVMSVRHKTLPIEGVQFHPESVLTEFGHHMMANWLTECGDENARKKSVGLSPVVVKN, from the coding sequence ATGTCCGCCCGGAAGATTCTCGTCATCGATAACTACGACTCCTTTGTATTCAATCTCGTTCAATATCTCGCACAACTCGGAGCCGAGTGCACAGTTGTTCGCAATGACGAGATCGATGTAAATATGGCTAGCTCATACGACGGAGTTCTTATTTCACCCGGCCCAGGAACACCAGAGCGCGCCGGCGTCAGTATGGCGATGGTGAGTTATTGTGCCGAACACAAGATCCCACTTTTTGGAGTGTGCCTAGGACATCAGGCTATTTGTACCGCCTTTGGCGCGACCGTTTCACAGGCCCCTGAATTACTTCACGGTAAAACTTCACGTGTGAGCCACACCGGCGTGGGCGTGCTTACCGATGTCCCATCTCCTTTTACAGCTACTCGCTATCACTCACTTGCTGTCGAGCGAGCGACCTTGCCGGAAGAACTTCAAGTCACTAGTGAGACGGAGTCAGGTGTTGTCATGTCGGTACGTCATAAGACTTTGCCGATCGAGGGCGTTCAGTTTCACCCAGAGTCAGTACTTACTGAATTCGGTCATCATATGATGGCTAACTGGCTCACCGAATGCGGAGATGAAAACGCGAGGAAGAAATCAGTAGGACTTTCTCCAGTAGTTGTTAAGAACTAG